The following coding sequences are from one Saprospiraceae bacterium window:
- the rpsP gene encoding 30S ribosomal protein S16, producing MAVKIRLQRKGRKKAPFYHIVIADSRSPRDGKFIEKIGSYNPTSRPAVIEIDRDKAFDWLMKGAQPTDTVNAILRYKGVLYRKHLQRGVSKGALTPEKALEMYNSWITGKESDIQIKVDARKKEIADYHKAVSGEKKEKPLKVEEPAEAPVEDVTETVNTAEATVEEPNPAQEEQTKAEE from the coding sequence ATGGCCGTTAAAATCAGATTACAGCGCAAAGGGCGCAAGAAAGCACCTTTTTATCACATAGTGATTGCAGATTCCCGATCTCCAAGAGATGGAAAATTCATTGAAAAAATTGGTAGTTATAATCCAACTTCCAGACCTGCAGTCATTGAGATCGATCGCGACAAAGCATTCGATTGGCTAATGAAGGGAGCACAACCCACAGATACAGTAAATGCTATTCTCAGGTACAAGGGCGTACTTTATCGTAAACACCTGCAGCGTGGAGTAAGTAAAGGGGCTTTAACACCGGAAAAGGCTCTTGAAATGTACAATAGCTGGATCACCGGCAAAGAATCCGACATCCAGATAAAAGTAGATGCCCGCAAAAAAGAAATCGCAGACTATCACAAAGCTGTTAGCGGTGAAAAGAAAGAAAAACCTTTAAAAGTTGAAGAACCGGCAGAGGCTCCTGTAGAAGATGTTACTGAAACTGTAAACACTGCTGAAGCAACTGTGGAAGAACCAAATCCCGCCCAAGAAGAACAGACTAAAGCTGAAGAATAA